CGTGAAACTCGTAGACTCTCCCTTGAATGAACGGTACATTTTGTGTCACGCGATCCTGCGTTCACGCACAGAGACTTGGAGTGTTTGGTTATGCCGGAGATTGTGAAATTCGAAATGCCGCGGGTGGAGACGGTCGTGCAAGGGGTTGGCGCGGTGCGCGAAATCGGTGCCGAACTCGATCGCCGCGACCTCAAGCGTGTGTTTCTGGTGACAGGCCACTCTGTAGGATCAAGTGAGGCTTTCGCTGCACTGGCGTCAGACCTCGGCGACCGCGTGGTCGGGATATTTGACCAGGTCAAAGCGCACAATCCCGTGGAACTCATCGTCGAACTGATCACAGCGGCAAAGTCCGCACAGGCAGAAGCATTCGTCGCCGTGGGTGGCGGGTCACCGGTCGACGCCGCGAAGCTGGCAGCGATCGGCCTCTGCGAAGGTTCGGAGTCGGTCGAGGACCTCGCCCGCAACTACCTGGTATTCGAGTACCCGAACACAATCCATCAGAAGCCCCTGACCGGGACACCCATGCCGGTCTTTGCCGTGCCGACGACGCTCTCCGCAGCGGAATGGGACGGCTTCGCCGGCTCGGTCGACCATACCCGCGACACCAAGGACCTGACCGTCTACCTCGAAGCGACGCCGCAGGTCGTCTTCCTCGATCCCGAGTTCTGCGCTCACACCCCCCGTGACCTGTGGGCCACTACCGGAGTCCGTGCGCTCGACCACGCAGTGGAGACCGCGTACGCCAAGAACGCGCACCCCTTCACCACGGCGTTGGCGAATGGGGCCCTGACGATGCTGGCCGAGAATCTGCCCCGGTCGGTGAAGGATCCACACGATTACGACGCGGCACTGAAGTGTCTCGAGGCCGCGTGGATGTCGATCATCGGAGTCCACAACGTGTCACTGGGCCTGTCCCACGCGATCGGTCACCAGCTCGGCGCCGTGGGCATCCCGCACGGGGTGACCTCGTGCATCATGCTTCCCCACGTGATGCGCTTCCTCGAGCCGGTGACGTCCGCCGAACAGGCACGAATGGCCCAATCGCTCGCACAGGTTCAAGGTGACGGCGAGGACCTTCCGGCGGCCGACAGGCTCGAACGGATCCTCGACGAACTCGGAGTCCCTCGCCGGGTCTCCGAGTTCGGGGTCGGACGCGACAAAATGGACGGAGTGGCGCGGGCCACGCTGGGCGACATCGTGGTGCGTGAGTCGCCCCGGCCGGTGGACGAGACGGTGGTGTACGGGCTGCTCGAAACCGTGTGGTGAGTGCGGATGCGCCCGTATAGCGCGGCTGACAGCCGATAACGAAGGAGGAGGCCCCGGGCGATCCGCCCGGGGCCTCCTCCTTCGTCACCGCAGGGAGCTGGCCCCCATGGCCTCAGAGGTCCCGCTCGAGCACTCCCTCCAGCAACGAGTCGCTGAACAGGTCCGCGATCTCCTCTGGAGTCCGATCACCGTCTGGACGGATCCACGAGTACGAGTAGTTGTAGAGACCGAGAATACCCTTTGTGACCAGGGGGTCCAGGACCCGGAACTCACCGGCTCTGGCACCACCCTCCAAGACCTCGACCACCATGCTCTCGTATCGTTCGCGGGCCTCCTGGATCACGACACGCCGCTGCCCAGTCAGGGCCTTGAACTCTTGGAACGACACCGTCCACTCCACCACGTTGTCGGCGATGTTGCGCAACGCCACACGCATCAGTTCCCGAAACCGCTCCTGGTAGGTGCTGTCCATCGCCAGGACCCGGCCCGACTGCGTCAGCAGGTCCGCCATGCGCGTGTGGCAGATCTCGAACAACACTGCTTCCTTGTTCCCGATGTGGTGATAGAGCGCGCCCTTGCCGAGCTGGGTTTCCTTCGAGATCTCCTCGACACCGGTGCCGTGGTAGCCGTTCTCAGCGAAGAGCTTGGCCGCCGCATCCATGATGCGCTGCCTGGATTCCACGCCGATGCGAGTAGTTCGACGCGTCGAACTACCCAGCTTGACATCAGACATTTGATGGTCCCTTCGCTTGTACATCAGGCCGCAGGCCTACACCATTCGGAGAAGATCAGAGCACTCTGGTCGATTAGTCCACTACATCGACCGCGAGAACCACCTTTCCGGTAGCGGTACGGTCCTCCATCGCGGTGAGAGCCTTCGCCGCGTCGGCCAACGGGTACACGTTGCCCACCACAGGTCTGATGAACCCCTCCCGTGCCAGCCGGGTGAGCTCAGCGGCGGATTCCGCCGCGATGGACTCGTCCTGCTCGATGAAGCCGCCCCAGTACACGCCCACGACATCGATATTCTTCAGCAACAGGCGATTGACCGCGATCTCGGGGATGCCTCCGGCAGCGAATCCGATTACCAGATGGCGGCCTTCCCGACGCAGGAGCCGGATCGAGTCGGCGAAGAAGTCGCCTCCCACCGGGTCCACCGTCACGTCCACGCCTCCTGGAGCAGCCGCCCGGACAGCCTCGGCCCAACCGTCACCCGCCACCACGACGGCGTCGGCCCCCGCAGACTCAGCAACCCCGACGTTGGCATCGGAGTCGACAACAGCGGTCACCGTCGCTCCCAGGCCTTTCGCGACCTGGATGGCCGCGGTGCCCACACCTCCGGCCGCTCCGTGCACCAGCACGTGCTCCCCCGCCTTCACACGTCCCCGCCGAACCAGCGCGAAGTGCACGGTTTGGAAGTTCATCGCGAACGCCGCACCCTGATGGAACGACAATTCGTCCGGCAGCGGAAATGTCACTGAGGGCTGGGCCACCACGACCTCGGCATATCCCCCGCGTGGGATGTACGCGGCGCAGCGGTCACCAGCCTTGACCGACGCACCGTCCGGGGCGGAACGCACGAGACCTGCGACCTCAACTCCCGGCACGAACGGCAGTTCCGGCCGAACCTGGTATTTGCCGCGCGTCATCAAAGCGTCGACGAAGCTCACACCTACAGCCTTCACGTCGATGACAATCTCGTCGACCGCCGCGACAGGCTCGTCAAGATCGACGAACTCCACCGCACCGGGACCATCCAGCGTCGAGATCTGTACTGCTTTCACGTTGGTTTCCTCACGTTCGACTCCCTGTACCGATCGTACAGTTATTGATTTGCCTGGCATCTGAATCTTGACGAGTTAAATCGCCGAGCCTTAGTGTACCGATCATTCAGTTAAGATAGAAGGGTGGCGGACATGAAAGAACAGTTAGACGAAGTCGTCGGGCTTCCGAGGGCCCCTGTGGACCGATGGCTCCGATCCGCCGTCGGGGACAGATTCGATCTCGCCGGCTGGTACGCAGAACCCATCTCCGGAGGCCTGTCGAACCTGACATACCGACTGCGGTTCCAGGACCAATCGGTCATCCTGCGACGACCACCCCTGGGCGGCGTCCTGCCCAGCGCCCACGACATGCACCGCGAATGGACACTGCTCGTCGCCCTACATCCCACGCGCGTGCCGGTTCCCGAACCCCTCGCCCTGTGCTCCGACAACTCCGTCCTCGGCGGAACCTTTTATGTAATGTCCGACGTCGCCGGCGCAGTGCTTCGAACCCACGAGGACACCGGAGCACTGGCGATGCCCCAACGGCAATGGCTTTCCACAGCCCTTGTGAACGCGCTTTCGGACCTCCACGCCCTGGTTCCGGACGGCGTCGGTCTCGGCGACTTCGGGCGCCCCAACGGATTCAACGAGCGTCAGGTGCGGCGCTGGAGACAGCAGTGGCAGCAATCGAGTCGGCAGGAGCTGCCAGACATGGATGCACTCTTCACCAAGCTCGGCGAACAGATACCTGCGACGAGTGACGTCGCCATCGTTCATGGCGATTACCGCCTCGACAACATGATCCTCAACCTCGGCCCACGTGACCCACACATCAACGCGATCGTGGATTGGGAGCTGTCGACGCTCGGCGACCCACTCGCCGATCTTGGACTGGCATTGACCTATTGGCACGATCTCGATGACCAGGAGCGCGCGCTC
The sequence above is drawn from the Rhodococcus jostii RHA1 genome and encodes:
- a CDS encoding iron-containing alcohol dehydrogenase, with product MPRVETVVQGVGAVREIGAELDRRDLKRVFLVTGHSVGSSEAFAALASDLGDRVVGIFDQVKAHNPVELIVELITAAKSAQAEAFVAVGGGSPVDAAKLAAIGLCEGSESVEDLARNYLVFEYPNTIHQKPLTGTPMPVFAVPTTLSAAEWDGFAGSVDHTRDTKDLTVYLEATPQVVFLDPEFCAHTPRDLWATTGVRALDHAVETAYAKNAHPFTTALANGALTMLAENLPRSVKDPHDYDAALKCLEAAWMSIIGVHNVSLGLSHAIGHQLGAVGIPHGVTSCIMLPHVMRFLEPVTSAEQARMAQSLAQVQGDGEDLPAADRLERILDELGVPRRVSEFGVGRDKMDGVARATLGDIVVRESPRPVDETVVYGLLETVW
- a CDS encoding TetR/AcrR family transcriptional regulator, coding for MSDVKLGSSTRRTTRIGVESRQRIMDAAAKLFAENGYHGTGVEEISKETQLGKGALYHHIGNKEAVLFEICHTRMADLLTQSGRVLAMDSTYQERFRELMRVALRNIADNVVEWTVSFQEFKALTGQRRVVIQEARERYESMVVEVLEGGARAGEFRVLDPLVTKGILGLYNYSYSWIRPDGDRTPEEIADLFSDSLLEGVLERDL
- a CDS encoding NADPH:quinone oxidoreductase family protein codes for the protein MKAVQISTLDGPGAVEFVDLDEPVAAVDEIVIDVKAVGVSFVDALMTRGKYQVRPELPFVPGVEVAGLVRSAPDGASVKAGDRCAAYIPRGGYAEVVVAQPSVTFPLPDELSFHQGAAFAMNFQTVHFALVRRGRVKAGEHVLVHGAAGGVGTAAIQVAKGLGATVTAVVDSDANVGVAESAGADAVVVAGDGWAEAVRAAAPGGVDVTVDPVGGDFFADSIRLLRREGRHLVIGFAAGGIPEIAVNRLLLKNIDVVGVYWGGFIEQDESIAAESAAELTRLAREGFIRPVVGNVYPLADAAKALTAMEDRTATGKVVLAVDVVD
- a CDS encoding phosphotransferase family protein codes for the protein MKEQLDEVVGLPRAPVDRWLRSAVGDRFDLAGWYAEPISGGLSNLTYRLRFQDQSVILRRPPLGGVLPSAHDMHREWTLLVALHPTRVPVPEPLALCSDNSVLGGTFYVMSDVAGAVLRTHEDTGALAMPQRQWLSTALVNALSDLHALVPDGVGLGDFGRPNGFNERQVRRWRQQWQQSSRQELPDMDALFTKLGEQIPATSDVAIVHGDYRLDNMILNLGPRDPHINAIVDWELSTLGDPLADLGLALTYWHDLDDQERALIPVALGVTAHPGFMSAAEIAEHYSTVSGRNLDNLSFYVALGAMKLAVILAGVDARFTDGHMAQRSSLGLDEAVRVLVARGLRQLAT